In a genomic window of Siniperca chuatsi isolate FFG_IHB_CAS linkage group LG1, ASM2008510v1, whole genome shotgun sequence:
- the taldo1 gene encoding transaldolase produces MSSVSPDKRRKMETALNQLKKHTVVVADTGDFNAIDEYKPQDATTNPSLILAAAKMPDYQHLLDQAIKYGIAKGGTEEEQVANTMDKLFVSFGLEILKKVPGRVSTEVDARLSFDKDEMVAKALRLIALYKEAGISKERVLIKLSSTWEGIQAGKELEEKHGVHCNMTLLFSFAQAVACAEAKITLISPFVGRIFDWYKENTDRKSYEPHEDPGVLSVTKIYNYYKKFGYSTVVMGASFRNTGQVKALAGCDLLTISPGLLAELSQDHSTVTEMLSVEKAKVCDLEKIHLDEKAFRWQHNEDRMAVEKLSDGIRKFAADAIKLETMIKEKMLNVKNGQ; encoded by the exons ATGTCCAGTGTGTCACCAGACAAACGGCGAAAAATGGAGACAGCGCTGAACCAGCTGAAGAAACACACTGTGGTGGTGGCAGACACCGGAGATTTTAACG CCATTGACGAGTACAAGCCTCAAGATGCCACCACTAACCCATCGCTTATCCTGGCTGCTGCTAAGATGCCGGACTACCAGCACCTGTTGGATCAGGCCATTAAATACGGCATCGCTAAAGGCGG AACTGAAGAGGAGCAGGTAGCCAACACCATGGACAAGCTGTTTGTGAGTTTTGGGCTAGAGATCCTCAAGAAGGTCCCAGGCAGAGTCTCTACTGAAGTGGATGCCAG ACTATCTTTCGATAAAGATGAAATGGTTGCCAAGGCCCTGAGGCTCATCGCTCTCTACAAAGAAGCCGGCATCAGCAAAGAGCGTGTGCTCATCAAGCTGTCCTCAACATGGGAGGGAATCCAGGCTGGCAA GGAGCTTGAGGAGAAGCACGGTGTTCACTGCAACATGACCCTGCTGTTCTCTTTTGCTCAGGCTGTGGCCTGTGCAGAAGCAAAGATAACACTTATATCACCCTTCGTTGGACGCATCTTCGACTGGTACAAGGAGAATACAGACCGCAAAAGCTACGAGCCACACGAGGACCCAG GTGTGCTGAGTGTGACAAAGATTTACAACTACTACAAGAAGTTTGGCTACAGCACCGTGGTGATGGGCGCCTCCTTCAGAAACACGGGGCAAGTGAAAGCCCTGGCAGGCTGTGATCTGCTCACCATCTCCCCTGGGCTGCTTGCAGAGCTCAGCCAGGACCACAGCACCGTCACAGAGATGCTCAGTGTGGAGAAAG CCAAGGTCTGTGATCTGGAGAAGATCCACCTGGATGAGAAGGCTTTCCGCTGGCAGCACAACGAGGACCGCATGGCTGTGGAGAAACTGTCTGATGGCATCCGCAAGTTCGCTGCTGATGCCATAAAGCTGGAGACCATGATCAAA gaGAAAATGCTCAACGTGAAAAACGGCCAGTAA